Proteins encoded by one window of Salvia splendens isolate huo1 chromosome 7, SspV2, whole genome shotgun sequence:
- the LOC121742016 gene encoding 3-oxoacyl-[acyl-carrier-protein] synthase I, chloroplastic-like — protein MQALQSTSLRPSPLESLRLSRPSNNARAPAKRRPFAISASATAPKRETDPKKRVVITGMGLISVFGNDVDAYYEKLLAGESGITLIDRFDASKFPTRFGGQIRGFKADGYIDGKNDRRLDDCLRYCIVAGKKALESADLGGEKLDKIDKVRAGVLVGTGMGGLSVFSDGVQALIEKGHRKITPFFIPYAITNMGSALLAIDLGLMGPNYSISTACATSNYCFYAAANHIRRGEADLMVVGGTEAAIIPIGLGGFVACRALSQRNDDPKTASRPWDQDRDGFVMGEGAGVLVMESLEHAMKRDAPIIAEYLGGAVTCDAYHMTDPRADGLGVSSCILDALQDAGVSPEEVNYINAHATSTIVGDLAEINAIKKVFKDTSEIKINATKSMIGHCLGAAGGLEAIATVKAITTGWLHPSINQFNPEPSVEFDTVANEKKQHEVNVAISNSFGFGGHNSVVAFSAFKP, from the exons ATGCAAGCCCTCCAATCCACCTCCCTCCGCCCTTCCCCCCTCGAATCCCTCCGCCTCTCGAGGCCCAGCAACAATGCCAGAGCCCCAGCTAAGAGGCGCCCTTTCGCAATTTCCGCATCCGCCACGGCGCCCAAGCGCGAGACGGACCCCAAGAAGCGCGTGGTCATCACCGGAATGGGGCTCATCTCCGTGTTCGGGAACGACGTCGACGCCTACTACGAGAAGCTGTTGGCCGGTGAGAGCGGCATCACTCTGATTGACCGCTTCGACGCCTCCAAATTCCCCACGCGCTTCGGCGGCCAGATTAGGGGGTTCAAAGCCGATGGATATATTGACGGCAAAAACGATCGGAGATTGGACGATTGTTTGAGGTACTGCATTGTTGCGGGGAAGAAGGCGCTCGAGAGCGCGGATCTCGGCGGCGAGAAGCTTGATAAG ATTGACAAGGTTCGAGCTGGTGTTCTAGTTGGGACAGGAATGGGAGGTCTTAGTGTATTTTCTGACGGTGTTCAGGCTCTAATTGAGAAGGGTCACAGGAAGATTACTCCTTTTTTCATACCTTATGCCATAACGAACATGGGATCTGCATTGCTAGCAATTGATCTTGGCTTGATGGGGCCAAACTATTCAATTTCAACTGCTTGTGCTACTTCAAATTATTGCTTTTATGCAGCTGCGAATCACATTCGTAGAGGTGAAGCAGATTTGATGGTAGTGGGTGGGACTGAAGCTGCCATTATACCAATTGGACTGGGAGGTTTTGTTGCTTGTAGAGCTCTATCTCAAAGAAATGATGACCCAAAAACTGCTTCTAGGCCTTGGGACCAAGATCGAGATGGCTTTGTGATGGGTGAAGGTGCTGGAGTCTTG GTTATGGAAAGTTTGGAACATGCAATGAAACGAGATGCGCCAATAATTGCAGAGTATTTGGGTGGTGCTGTAACTTGTGATGCTTATCACATGACTGATCCCAGGGCTGATGGGCTTGGTGTCTCTTCATGCATCCTGGATGCCCTTCAAGATGCTGGTGTTTCTCCTGAGGAG GTTAACTATATAAACGCCCATGCAACCTCCACCATTGTTGGTGATTTAGCAGAGATAAATGCTATTAAGAAGGTATTCAAGGATACTTCAGAAATTAAAATCAACGCAACCAAG TCAATGATAGGGCACTGCCTAGGTGCTGCTGGTGGTTTGGAAGCCATTGCAACAGTGAAAGCCATCACAACAGGCTGGCTTCACCCTTCGATAAATCAATTT AATCCTGAGCCTTCTGTTGAGTTTGACACTGTTGCAAACGAGAAGAAGCAACACGAAGTCAATGTTG CGATTTCAAATTCATTTGGATTTGGTGGACACAACTCTGTTGTAGCATTTTCTGCATTCAAGCCCTGA